AGGACGGGAATGCTGACGTCGCCCGCGGTGGGCACCTTCTTCAGGTGCACCTTCAGGATCCCCTCGCGCCCCTTCACATCGGGGCTGTCGACCACGATCTGGCGGTCGAAGCGGCCCGGGCGCAGGAGCGCCGGGTCCAGCACGTCGGGGCGGTTGGTGGCGGCCACCAGGATCACCCCGTCGTTCCCCTCGAAGCCGTCCATCTCCACCAGGAGCTGGTTCAGCGTCTGCTCGCGCTCGTCGTGCCCGCCGCCCAGCCCGGCGCCGCGGTGCCGGCCCACGGCGTCGATCTCGTCGATGAAGATGATGCACGGCGCATGGGCCTTCCCCTGCTCGAACAGGTCGCGCACGCGGCTGGCGCCCACGCCCACGAACATCTCCACGAAGTCCGAGCCCGACATGGAGAAGAAGGGGCGCCCGGCCTCGCCGGCCACGGCGCGCGCGAGCAGCGTCTTCCCCGTTCCCGGGGGGCCCACCAGCAGCGCGCCCTTGGGGATGCGGCCGCCCAGGCGGCTGAAGCGCTTGGGGTCCTTCAGGAACTCCACGATCTCCTGCAGCTCCTGCTTGGCCTCGTCGGCGCCCGCGACGTCGTCGAAGGTGACCTTGGGGGTGTCGCCCGAGAGGAGCTTCGCCTTGCTCTTGCCGAACTGGAAGGCCTTGTTCCCGCTGGCCTGCATCTGCCGGAAGATGAACACCCAGAAGCCGATGATCAGCAGCCACGGGAACATGTTCTTGAGCAGCGACCACCAGTTCATCTCGGCGTCCTTGCCGCTGATGATGGCGCCCGAGCCCTGCAGCTGCTCCAGCAGCTTCTCGGAGTTGGCCATGGGCAGGCGCGTGCGGAAGCGCTGCACCGGGCCCTGCTGCCCCTGGATGGCGCGGCGCAGCTCGCCCTGCGCGGTCTGCCCCTCGAGCCCGCCCATGATCTCGATGCTGGCCACGTTGCGCTCGGTGATCTGCTTCTGCAGCTCCGAGTAGGTGATCTGCGCGGTCTGCCGCTGGCTCCCGCTGGTCATCTCCACCAGCAGGATGGACATGACCACCAGCAGCGCCCAGAAGCTGACCGTGCGGGTGATGCGGCCCAGCTTGGGCCCCTTGGCGGGAGGGGGATTGGGTGCTTCAGCCATTGCTTGCGTCCCGTGTGCGCGCCGGTCGCCCGGCCGCGATGCAGCCCGCCGCCTCAGGAGTCGTGCTTCAGGCTCCCGATGAACGGCAGGTTGCGGAAATCCTCGGAATGGTCCAGCCCGTACCCGATCAGGAACTCGTGGGGGGCGTCGAAGCCCACCCAGCGGGGCTCGCGGATCAGGTTGGCCGCGATGTGCTTGTGGAGAAGAGTACAAATCTCCAGCGACAAGGGTCCGCGCTCCTCCAGCATGGGCACCAGCCGCGAGAGCGTGGTCCCGCTGTCCACGATGTCTTCCACGAGCACGATGTGCTTGTTCTCGAGGGAGATGGAGGGATCGTAGAGGAGGTTCACGTGGCCCGACGTGGTGGTGCCGCTCCCGTAGCTGCTGGCCACGATGAAGTCCACGTGCAGCGGCCGCGGGATGTGCCGCACCAGGTCGCTGAGGAAGATGAAGGAGCCCTTCAGCAGCCCCAGCACCAGCAGGGGCTCGTCGGGTTCGTACGCGCCCGCGATCTCCTGGCCCATCTCGGCCACGCGCGCGGCGATGGTCTTCTCGTCATACACGATCCGGGTGAGCTCGCGCCCCCCCGTCCGCTGCAGCGTTTCCGCCGAATCAGGCATCGTCGATCTGGACTGTTAGTGCCGGCTCGCCCGGCCCGGGCAGGCGCACCGGACGCGCGAGCCCCGCCACCCACACCACCCTTCCCGCCGCGTCGGCCAGCACGGGAACGCGCGCGCGGGAGCCCCGCGGCACGCGCCGGTCGTTGAACAGCCGCTTCAGCGTGCGCCCGCCCGCGGGGGTGCGCACCCGGTCGCCGGGGAGCCGCCCGCGCAGCAGCAGCGGGAGCTCCACCTCGCCGGCCGGGAGCGTCACCGCCGTCGCGTCGTCCGCCGCCGCGTGCCCGCCGTCCGAGCGCCAGGCGACGCGGCGCTCGCGGCCGCCGATGCGGCAGGTCCCGGCCCCGCGCGGGCCGTCGATGGCCAGGGGGAGGTCGGGGGGCGGGGGGGCGGACGCGCGCTCGATGCGGGCGGTGCCGAACTCGGTGCGGATGCGGATGCCGCCGGGGAGCGCCATCTCGCGCCCGCTGGGCGCGGCTCCGATAAACCGGAGCGCCGACCGGGTTCCGTCCCTGTCCGGGACCGCCCCCAGCCGGCGCAGCAGGCCGCGCAGCAGCCGTGCGGCCACGGCGGAATCATAACCCGCAAGCCGTTCCCGAACAAGGACGATGCCCCCGTCTTCCTCCCTCGCCAACCCCTCCGCCTCGGCCCGGAGAACGGCCTCCCAGGCGGCTTCGTCCTCGCGCGCGAGCGCGGCCAGGCGCACCAGCGCGCGCCGCGCGCCGGGAGCGATCGTCCGCTCGATGGCGGGGAGGATCTCCAGGCGGATGCGGTTGCGCGCGGGGTCGGCGGCGGCGTTGGTCGGGTCCTCGCGCCAGCGCAGGCGGTGCTCGCGGGCGTGGCGCCGGATCTCCGCGCGCCAGAAGGGGAGGAGCGGGCGGACGAGTCGCCGCGCATCGTCCACCGGCGCGATCCCCGCCAGCCCGGCGACGCCCGTCCCCCGCAGCACGCGGAAGAGCACGGTCTCCGCCTGGTCGTCGGCGTGGTGCGCGGTGGCGATCCAATCCGCGTTCGACCGCTCGCGCGCCTCGCGCAGGAAGGCGTAGCGCGCGTCCCGCGCCTCCTCCTCCGTCCGCAGCGGGCGATTGCTTCGATCGGCGATGAGCGGCACCTCCCACGCGCGGCAGAGGCCGGCGGCCCAGCGCGCGTCACACTCGCTGCCGGGCCGCATCGCGTGGTCGAAGTGCGCGGCGGAGAGGGCGATCCCCATCCCGCGCGCGGCGAAGCGGAGCAGGTGCAGGAGGACGACGGAGTCCACGCCGCCGGAGAGCGCCACCAGCACGTGCGCGCCATCTCCCACCCCCAGCGCGGCAAGGTGGTCCAGGAAACGGAGGGTGAAGGAGGGCCGCTCGCCCATTCCGCGGTCCGGCGCTGGGGGATTCAGGTGGAAGCTGCCGACAGTCTAACCGCCGCGGGCGAGGGAGCAAACGTCCGGAGCCTTCCGATGTCCCGCAGTCTCAGCGCACGAGTCCCGTTTTTCCCAAAATGTCTCCTCCGATGTGCGCCGTTTGTTCATATGTGGCCCCATTCTTTCTGTGGGGTGGGTGGGACATGAGTGTCGCCAAGATGTCGCGCACCACCCACACGGCGCCTTTTCCGACAGATTCACCGATCACCCAAGTCATTGTCCACCAACAGCTTTCCTCAGGGGCGACGTGGTGTGGGAGGGGAATGGCGCTTGCTCTATCCATCCCTGCCCGATGCCATGACGCAGCACTTCTTCCGCGGCACCGGAACGCGCCTCTCCCCCGATTCAGCCGAATCCATTCGAATGGTTCCGCGCCCGCTTCGCGCCGGGCCCGGCTGACGGGGAGCCACGGGAACCCAATCCCTCACGAGCTTTCCCCGGGGACGGGCACTCCGCCCTCCCCACCCTCCTTCCGACAACGGCACCCCGGCCGCGAGGCCGGTCCGCAAAGCCACGGGTCTCCCGCAGACTGCCGGGCTACCGAAGAAGCGCACCGCCGGCCGCTCGCGCCGGCCCTGTCGAAGGAGCCCCATCATGAGGACCCTCCGCTTCATCCCCCTCGCGCTTCTCGCCGCCGCGGCGGCGTGCTCGGACCAGGGCGGCTCGCCCACGGCGCCGGGCCGCACGCCGACGCCCCCCTCCGCGGCACTGGGGCCGGTCGCGGGCGCGATCTTCACCACCGGCGTGGCGTGCACGGGAACCAACGTCAACATCTTCGGCAGCAAGGCCGACGTCTACGTCGACGGCGGGCCGGCGCACACCGGCGCGGCCGGCCTCCCGGACGGCGACTACTACGTGCAGGTGACCGAGCCCGGCGGCACGCTGCTGGGCACCAGCGTCGGCAGCGCCGCGCCCACGCCGGTGCACGTGGCGGGCGGCGAGTTCGCCTCGTGCTACCAGCTGCAGGACATCGTCTTCCTGCCGCCCGGCCTGGCGGTGAAGGGATTCAACACCACGTCGAACCCCGGCGGCGAGTACAAGGTGTGGGTGAGCAAGGACGCGGGGTTCGACCCGAGCGCCTCGAAGACCGACAACTTCAAGGTGAAGGAAGACCCCATCACCGGCACGCTGCACGTGCGCAAGTTCTACGACGCCAACGCCAACGGCCTGGATGACGACGCGCAGCCGGTCACCGGCTGGAAGGTGCGCATCCAGGACGGCCTGGACTGGACCCGCTACACGCCGGTGGACGTGCTCCTGGAGCAGGACACCTACACGGTGACCGAGTTCATGCCGGTGGAGACGAACTGGATGGCAACCACGGCGACCTCGGCCATCGTCTCCCTGCCGCCCGACGCGACGGTGACGTTCGGCAACCTGTGCGTGGGCGCCGGCGGCGGGCTGACGCTGGGCTTCTGGTCGAACAAGAACGGCCAGTCGTTCATCGACGCGGCCGACCTGGCGATGCTGACCGCGCTGAACCTGCGCAACGCGAACGGCACGGGGTTCGACCCGGCGAACTACGCGGGCTTCCGCAGCTGGATCCTGAGCGCGACCGCCACCAACATGGCGTACATGCTCTCGGCGCAGCTGGCGGCGATGGAGCTGAACGTGTTCAACGGCAAGGTGAACGGCGGGTCGCTGATCTACGCGCCGGGAAGCACCAGCGCCAACGCGCTCGGCTTCGCGGCCGTGAACGCGGTGATGGCCGAGGCCAACACCGAGCTCGGGGCGCACGGCGTGGCCACGGACGGAAGCGCCTTCCGCTCGTACCAGGAAGCGCTGAAGAACGCGCTGGACCGCGGCAACAACAACCTGAACTTCGTGCAGGCCACGCCCTGCGCCTTCACCTTCGCCCCGTGACCGTTACGACGGGCGAGACCCTGTGAAGTCGCGGTTCGGACGGAGGGCTCCACGCAGCGTGGAGCCCTCCTGCGTTCGATGGGAGACGATACTTCGCTCGTCCCCCCCGCCACGTGATGCGTGGCCGCAACAGAAGGTGGGTGGGCGATGATCGTGAGTAGCAGGGAATCTCCTTAAAATCCAACAAGTTACGGCGGAGATGCGTATCAGCGGATCGCGGCATGTGCATTGCCCATCCGAAATGACGGCGAAAGCAGATTCGCCGCACGCGGATCCGCATCCGCCCCTCCCTCCCCGGCATTCGCCGAACTCCTTCCCCGATCCCACCTCATCCCGACTCATGCTGGAATGGATTCGCCGGCGCATCGCGGAGCCCGGCAAGGCGGAGCTGAACCGCAAGCTCCAGGTGGTCGACGCGGCGGCCGAGGGCGCGGGCGACTCGGCGCGCGCGCAGCTGTTCAACCGCGGCGGCGACCTGTGCGTGGCCGCGCGGCAGGTGCGCCGCGCGCTGGTGTACTACGGCCGCGCGGTGGACGCGTACCTGAAGGCGGGATACACCGGCCCGGCCGCGGCCATGTGCCGCAAGATCCTGCGCCACTCGCCCGAGGCGGTGCGCGCGCATTGCACGCTGGCATGCCTGGCCGCGCACGGCCGCCAGTTCGGCGAGGTGGAGCGCGAGGTGCGCTCGTTCGTGGAGGCGTCGCGGCGCACGCGCACCGAGCGGCTCACCATCCCGCGCCTGCGGCTGCTGGCCGAGGCGGTGAAGGAGCCCGGGGTGAAGCGCTACCTGGCCGCGCAGCTCGACGCGCTGGGCGACGAGCTGGGCGGCCGCCGCGTGCTGGCCTCGATGGACGCCGCGCCGCACCCGGACGACGAGCCGCCGATCGGCCTCGCCGGGCCCGTGGAGTGGGACAAGCTCGTCCGCGCCGCCGCCGCCGACCCGGACGACCTCTGGCGGTACGCGTAGGAATCAGAATGGATTGGTTCCACACAGAGAAACGGAGCAGCGGAGAGCCCGACGAGGTTCTCCGCTGCTCCGTCTTTCCGCGTGCGTTTTCGCTTTCGGGGAGATGCGGGCGCGGATGTCGTTCCGGCTCACCTGCATCCCCCTGATATGAGATGCCTCAGGGCAGGTGGGACAGGAGAACAGAGCGTACAGCCTCCCCCGCGGCGAGCACGTCGAATTCCAGTCCCGCCGGAAGCACCAGCGGCATGTCGTCGCGAAAGCTCCGGTTCGCCAGCTTCCGCTCGAGCTCGCGTTCGAACAGCGCCCGCGTGATGACCGTGTTCTCGCGGCGCATGTAGTCCAGGAAGGCCACAGCCACGCGTTCCGGCTCGAACAGCGGAGTCCCGCCGTTCCGTACCGAAGCTTCGTACCGGGCAAGGGCGCACTGAAGGTCGAAGAGGTCCCGCCCCTGGGTTCGCTGCAGCAGCGCGCGCAGCTTGGTCCCGAGCATCTCGTTCAGATCATAGGATCGGAGCATCACCGGCCCGGACAGCCCCGCCAGCGGAGGGTGATACGGCAGGTCGATCACGGCGAACACCGGGTCGCGCTCGCTGTAGTTCACCTCCACCTTGATCGTCATCTCGGCCGGAGGCGCGAACGTTGGCCGGTAGGCAAAGACCATCCGTGCGATCTTCGACGGCTGCACCGCGTTCCGGACGGCAAGCTGGAGGGTCGTGAAGATACTCCGCACGGGCGGCCCCAGCTCTGGCGTGAGCACCCGCGCCAACGCCCGCAGGACGTGAGAGATGGGCCGGGCGCCCACCAGCACGAGGTCGATGTCTTCGGAGTACCGGGACGCGGGTGCGAGGTGCACCTTGTGGAGCACCGTTCCGCCGCGCATGGCAACCTGGCTGGCCAGGAAATCGTCGCGGAAGATGGCAACGACCGCGCGGGTGAGAAGGAGATCCTGCTCCACCTGTGCATCCGTGCGCCAGGCAGCGTGCTCGCGCCAGGCGATGATCTCCGGCCGTGGCCTCAAGCGGCTACCTCGAATTCCGCGTTGACGAGCAGGTTCCAGCGTTGCGCGAGCGGCGCCCCGCCAGCGGGCTCGGACGGCACGAGGGCACTGGTGCGAACGCGGTCCCGGCGCGAAAGCCAGCGTTCCGCCACGCCCGCCTCGCGGCCCCGGCCGACCCGCTCCAGCAGATATCCCAGGCGCTGCGCCACCGCCACCTCGCCACC
The nucleotide sequence above comes from Longimicrobium sp.. Encoded proteins:
- the ftsH gene encoding ATP-dependent zinc metalloprotease FtsH codes for the protein MAEAPNPPPAKGPKLGRITRTVSFWALLVVMSILLVEMTSGSQRQTAQITYSELQKQITERNVASIEIMGGLEGQTAQGELRRAIQGQQGPVQRFRTRLPMANSEKLLEQLQGSGAIISGKDAEMNWWSLLKNMFPWLLIIGFWVFIFRQMQASGNKAFQFGKSKAKLLSGDTPKVTFDDVAGADEAKQELQEIVEFLKDPKRFSRLGGRIPKGALLVGPPGTGKTLLARAVAGEAGRPFFSMSGSDFVEMFVGVGASRVRDLFEQGKAHAPCIIFIDEIDAVGRHRGAGLGGGHDEREQTLNQLLVEMDGFEGNDGVILVAATNRPDVLDPALLRPGRFDRQIVVDSPDVKGREGILKVHLKKVPTAGDVSIPVLARSTPGMSGADLANLVNEGALLAARRNKDLVYMADLEDAKDKVMLGAERRSLVMKDEERRLTAYHEAGHAICAVKVAGNDPLHKVTIIPRGRTLGVAYTLPEDDRVSMTRQQIEARLVMAYGGRVAEELVFGRERVTTGAQGDIQMATSIARNYVTHWGLSDVVGPILVAEAETEVFLGRDLGTRRGISESTAQTVDAEVARIIGEAYERARGVLTEHLDLLHRVAGALLERETLTREDVELMAEGKQLPPFRTSEPVLSPPDIPEPVPAAAKERAPSGPVELKPRLA
- the hpt gene encoding hypoxanthine phosphoribosyltransferase is translated as MPDSAETLQRTGGRELTRIVYDEKTIAARVAEMGQEIAGAYEPDEPLLVLGLLKGSFIFLSDLVRHIPRPLHVDFIVASSYGSGTTTSGHVNLLYDPSISLENKHIVLVEDIVDSGTTLSRLVPMLEERGPLSLEICTLLHKHIAANLIREPRWVGFDAPHEFLIGYGLDHSEDFRNLPFIGSLKHDS
- the tilS gene encoding tRNA lysidine(34) synthetase TilS, producing MGERPSFTLRFLDHLAALGVGDGAHVLVALSGGVDSVVLLHLLRFAARGMGIALSAAHFDHAMRPGSECDARWAAGLCRAWEVPLIADRSNRPLRTEEEARDARYAFLREARERSNADWIATAHHADDQAETVLFRVLRGTGVAGLAGIAPVDDARRLVRPLLPFWRAEIRRHAREHRLRWREDPTNAAADPARNRIRLEILPAIERTIAPGARRALVRLAALAREDEAAWEAVLRAEAEGLAREEDGGIVLVRERLAGYDSAVAARLLRGLLRRLGAVPDRDGTRSALRFIGAAPSGREMALPGGIRIRTEFGTARIERASAPPPPDLPLAIDGPRGAGTCRIGGRERRVAWRSDGGHAAADDATAVTLPAGEVELPLLLRGRLPGDRVRTPAGGRTLKRLFNDRRVPRGSRARVPVLADAAGRVVWVAGLARPVRLPGPGEPALTVQIDDA
- a CDS encoding nucleotidyl transferase AbiEii/AbiGii toxin family protein → MEQDLLLTRAVVAIFRDDFLASQVAMRGGTVLHKVHLAPASRYSEDIDLVLVGARPISHVLRALARVLTPELGPPVRSIFTTLQLAVRNAVQPSKIARMVFAYRPTFAPPAEMTIKVEVNYSERDPVFAVIDLPYHPPLAGLSGPVMLRSYDLNEMLGTKLRALLQRTQGRDLFDLQCALARYEASVRNGGTPLFEPERVAVAFLDYMRRENTVITRALFERELERKLANRSFRDDMPLVLPAGLEFDVLAAGEAVRSVLLSHLP